From Cheilinus undulatus linkage group 15, ASM1832078v1, whole genome shotgun sequence:
ttcacatgtttacagtaaccttattccaacatatctagtatgttaagacacaaagtttggatttcacctTATAGGCACTTTAAATATAACTTACTTATCTCTAATAGTGTCAGCCTGCTTCCTTCTATTTGACAAAGACAGAGTAGAGCAGTCTGATTTTACCTCTAGTAGTCTAGACTTCTCATAACTCTGCCTCTTAAAGCTTTAATCTGTATTAGGATGAAattattttgctttcttttagtgttgatttttatctttttcaggCATCTGCAGCAAGggcaaagaaaaaaggcaaagttCTGCACAGACATGAGCTGCTACTCCTGTGGCAGAGAAAGAAACAGAGTAAGTATGGCTTATTAATAATTACCTTCGTTAATATTATGCACTCAGCAGTCTGAGTTGAGCTGCTTTAGCCCTAATCCTGGCAACTGAGCGGAAAACAAATTCAGTCAAACTTGGTAATATACCGTTGACCCCAATCAGATTATTTCATCTACCATTTGCTCCCTGAATAGAAACAGTTTTATTAATCTAAATGTTTCTGCTTTAGGTCCAGGTGACAAAGGTAGCAGACCTGCAGCAGAgaaggaggaggcagagggagaAAGTCAGGAAGAGGCAGGATCCAAGGCTACTCCATCGCCACTCAGAAGACCAGCATTCAGGGCTCCTGCAATCAGCAGCACTGTAACACTCAGCCACAGGTAACACACTAAGATGGTTTATCATTGTCGCTGCATCATAAAATTAAATGCCTAAACTAATGGAAATGCTTTAATGCTCTGTCTTACCTGTCTCTTTTTATATTGCAGCTCTCCAGTGAAAAAGTCATCACTAGCTAAATCACTGCAGTTTGACACCGAAGCACCGAGAGAAAGCAGCACAGAGGCCTCGAGCTCAGAGCGCCCGGTTCCCTCGTCCCTCCTCCACCTTATCGGACAGGTTGCGGAGAGTGCTGAGGACAAGTATCGCCTCCTGGAGCAGAAAGACAAGATCCTACGTCAAGGTTAGGCCACCTCTCACATCAGTTTATTCCTGACTTTAACATGAATCCAAGATCATGAGGGACACTTTTAACTGTACGAGTAATTTCTCTGCACAGGTCGGCCCAAGAGGACAGACTTGGTGCTGTCGAAGGTGTTTGTGGGGACTTGTCCTGACATGTGTCCAGAGAAGGAGCGATACATGAGGGAAACACGGAAACAGCTGAGCATATTTGAGGTCATCCCAGATACTGAAATGGTAAATGAAATACATGAATACATGGTCAAGGAATTGATCAGCAGATGCTGTATTTTTTCTAATGGCGGCAGAAATACTTCAAAGACTGGGAGTGTTCATGTGCAGTGGAGACAGGAGAAATTTAGTAAATAATACATGAAAGTGTCACCTCTAATCTTCGACTAGGTTGATCACACAGCAGCTATCAAGGAGTACAGCCGCTCATCAGCTGACCAGGAGGAGCCCCTGCCCCACGAGCTGCGGCCCCTGCCAGTTCTCAGCATGACCATGGACTATCTGGTGACCCAGATCATGGATCAGGGCGATGACAATTACAGAGAGTGGTACGACTTTGTGTGGAACAGGACCAGAGGCATCAGAAAGGTAAGAGCCCACTTTAGGCAAGCTACCATCTTTGATGCCTGAGCCTAGATGCTGGATATTCTCACagttaaatcattttaattacaaACTAAGacaatggaaaacaaaaaaaaatagattatatTATTCATGGATTGATTAGTTTAGCATATAAAGAAGCAAAGTCTTTTCTATTAAATTAGACAAAACTGATgattttcttctgtcttttgcAGAAGATGAtgtatcattttatttcttccTGAATTCACAATATcttataaaacaaaataaatgttttcataaTCTGCAGTAGCAACCTTTTGTTATTGAGCAGACACATTGGTCTTTTATAACAGCACTACAGTATGTGTGCTTTtagatgtttatttcttttgacTGAGATTTACCTTTCCAGCTATTAAACTGAAAAGGCATTGATCACACTGCTTctattctttgtgtttttgattttataatacTTATTTTAAATGACTAATTAAGTTTGATTTTAGATCCAgtttttgatcagttttaatCATTAGAAAAGGGGCATTAAACCTTTGCCTTAGCCCGCACTGGTTTAACAATACAGCCTCGGTGTGAGCAGCTCCAGTTCGTTTGACCTCAttgcttggtttttgctctgatatggcTTGTCAGCCTTGAGGCCTTccatagagaggtgtgtgcctttcaaaaTCAGTGACAAACCAGATGTTACTTTTCCACATAAACAGCTTTTCAAGTTCATATAAAGGGATGTAAGTTATCATTGGTAAACCTTTGAAAGCAAAGCTTGTAGCTGTTTAAGTGGTATAAATTCAACCCTGTTTGTGTGCATTGTATTTTTGAAAGACAAGTGTATGTTACATGGCATCTAGACTGATTTAAAACCctctcatttttctgtcacacCCACAGGACATCATCCAGCAGCACCTGTGCTGCCCTGACACAGTGTCTCTGATTGAGAAGTGCACTCGCTTCCATGTGCACTGCGCTCACCACCTCTGTGAAGAGCACATTTCATCTTTTGATGCCAAGATCAACAACGAGAATATGACCAAGTGCCTCCAGAGTCTCAAAGAAATGTACCAGGACCTGGCCACAAGGCAGGTCTACTGCCCCCGAGAGGCAGAGTTTCGCCAGTACAGCGTGCTGCTCAAACTTAATGATGGAGACATCCTACGGTCAGtcagtgtgttttatttctttgcttcttttctGTTGTGATTCACTTTTATTGAGATCCCTGCAGCATTCTATCTCCTTTTGTGTAGTTATAATGCTTCCtctgtcttttttgtgtgtgcagtGAAGTTCAGCAGTTTCGTGATGAGGTGCGTAATTCCCCTGAGGTGAAGTTTGCTGTGCAGGCATTTGCTGCGGTCAACAGCAACAACTTTGTGCGATTCTTCAAGCTGGTGAAAGGAGCTTCGTACCTCGCCAGCTGCCTGCTGCACAGATACTTCAACCAGGTCAGAAACTGTTTCTTTCATCgataaaaatgacataaaacacTCAAACCTGTAGACtgacccttttttatttttggagaaTATCAACACTACACCAATATGTTCTTTTATTGCATTAAGTTGTGttgtcttttcatttattttcttcatgcTCAGGTCAGAGCAAAGGCCTTGAAGACACTAAACATTGCTCACACCCTCGGTCCACGATCAAACATGTTTCCAGTTGACGATGTGGTTCGAATGTTAATGTTCCGCAACGTTGATGAGGCGACAGACTTTATCCAGCAGTACGGCCTGAACCTACTCGATGGGTAAGTGTCTACTAGTGGTCTACAGCAGTATTTTTCAAAGTGTGCAAATATTTAAAAGCAACAACTGTGATAACATTATTGTGAcaaggacatttaaaaaaaacatctttgttgATGTAGTTAATCAATGCATATGGAAAtctacatgtttttgtttatgtctATCTTTCAGTTAACATTCAGGTACAGTAATATATTTTAAGAAGCAATTACAAAGAATTTGTTACAAATAAATATGTTTACTGTTACATTACATCTGATTATTGTTGGAACAAACAATGGAATGGACATGGAACATCAGCACAGTCACTGGTAATGAATAACCAAACAAAGGAATATTGTAGTGCATTAttattttgtgtaattttatgCCTTTGCATGGGCCATAGCAAAGTGCATTCATCCTGCCATTCTTGTGAACACGATATCTCAGAACTTTtagagattttctttaaactttgcacagatgtcCTCTCAGACTCAAGGATTAATTGATGAGTTTTTGGAAATCAATGCTAAGGTTATTCAGCATCATGCTTATTGCTTATCAGATTTTTACGACCTAAGCACGGATaccatctgtttgtttgtctcttgacccaccactgtactttcactgtgcTATAATTGCATACCTTACAGAGGCATGTAATGACGAGGCTGAAATTGTAGTTGACATTGTTATTAAATTATAATTACTAAATATTGTTTCCAGTATGGTGGAGCTGAGTCGGACAGCCTTTCAGGAGCCAGACCTTCCTCTGTCTCAGAAGAAATCAGAGGTCATCCTCTCTAAAAAGACCGTGCTGACTGGAGAGGTGGTGAATGGAGGACCTCTCCCTGACCCCCCACAGCACACCCCCACCTGCAGCTTTGACTCCATGAACAAGTATCGTGGTGAGGGCCCTATGGCTGAGCCTGCAACAGTTCAAATCAAAGGTATAAGCTCCATTTCTCATTGTGTAACTTTAATCACtaattggtttaaaaatctCCTTTAAAGTACATAAATAGAGCTATTCATTAACacaagctgattttttttctttaattctcagCCCCTTCTGTCAGGCCAGAGGTTAAAGCTCCTCCCAGTGTTGAGCTGCTGACACAGATCGAGCCGGCCCAGGTTCCAGACATACCTGCTGAATTTGAGTTATCTCCAGCTGTTGTAGACGAGACTGGAGAGCCGAGTGAACCATATCACAGCCCAACGCCTCCAGCAGACTCCCAGCAATTGTTCCAGCCAATATCGGCGCCTGAGCCTGTGAAACCTCCATCACCTCCACCCAAACCTAAGCCTATCTACACCAATGAGGCAAGTAACCCACTTATTAAAGAGACCAAAGAAGCAATTTAAGGATGGTAGTTTGGACTATTggaataaatatattttatgttttagacCAAATGAACGTAGGAATGATCGGATGAATCAGTGATGAAgatttatgattattttaagtctttttttgtgttcatgTGCACATGGTGGTAATGGTGCTTATGTTCTCCTCACAGGACATTATGgctgttctggactgtgtgatTGAAGAGGTGATTGAAGCAGGAGCGAGGGAGGTCGCAGATGCTGGTGTCAGTTATGTCTCAGCTGCTCTTGAGTACGTTTCAAGCCGTCCATCTGTTCAGTTTTGAATATATCCTCTTGATTTCAATAATTAATATTTATCATGACTTTATTGAGATACAGTGTAGTGTCTctatgtgttttttctttaaattgacTAACTAGCCGTCttgttttctttggttttgCAGAGAGAGCAATGAACAGGTGGAGTCTCTGGTGGGCGAGGTGTTAGGACAGATGCTGCAGGAGCTTTCCTCCACAGAGATTGATTTGGAACGTGAACGCATCGCTGAAGAGAAACGGAAGCTTGAAGAAGCCAGGTTGGTCTAATAATTACAAACTTGATTCTAACAAGCTAAACTTAAACATTCATCATATCATGTAGAATTATTTACAACAAACTGTTGAGATTGAGGCACTCATTTTGACTGAAAAAATCAAGTTTGATCATCTCAAATCTAGTCACCTCAGTGTTTAACACTTCACACTGCGTATTGTCCTTCTGGTTTGTTTTACTTGAGCACTTCTTGTGTCCCATCATCTCTGAAGGAAAATTAAGGAGTCTTGAGTTTTATTCAAGTTTAATTATTGCAATTGTAACCCAGCttattccttacatttttactttatatgATATACTCAGGTCAACTTATGTTAGTCAAACAGATATACTTCATACTTGGAAGTAAAGAGGCAATGCAGTACATTTTACATGAAGCAGGGCTAAGGTGCTTGTGACTGTTAAaaggtcatcagagtaactctttgACTAAATATTGGTAATCACAGTAACTTGAAATAATGTTCAAACTAATCTGTCTCATCAAACTcacctctgtttgtttttcttgtctgTTCTGTCAGGAGGAAGCAGGAACACGAGGCCTTCCTGGTTCAGTATAGCTTCTCTCTCTGTACAGAGCTCATCCATGAAGTCTTAAACAAGACTATCAAAGAGACTGCCGCCTCTGAGATCCAGTAAGACTTTAAAACTCAGCCAAGGTCTAATGCTGTCTGATATCAGGTTATATAACTAACTAGGGAGTTAGAATCATAACAAAGTGCTAGAATTAAAGATGCTTGCATAAATTATATAAACCTTCAAGTGGCACAAGTAAGTTTCACTGATTTAAGATGatcttcttttaatttatttttagacAAGCGGTGAATGAAAAAGCAGAGCTTGTGGCTAAATGCACAGAGCAGGTCTGCAACAGTCTAGTGGAGGAGACTTTGGATGTAGACATCGCTGCGCTGGTTGAGGACATCCTTGAAGCCGAGCTGCAACGCATCCACAAGTACATCAAAAGgtatgatgaagaaaaacaggcagaaactgAGAAATCAGACAGTCTTTGCAACATCAGTCGTTTAAATGATTGTTCAGTTAGACTTTGGTTGAATTTCCCCTTAAATGTATCAACTGCTTCTTTGTTTCCTGCCCTCTTTATCACTACCAGGTGGCGTGATGTGGTGGCCGTCCGTCGACAGCTGAAGAGACAGATGAGAGGTTTCCCTGCAGCTCCCTGCTGTGTGGACCCTCGATTCAAACTGAAAGCTCTGGCTCCCAGCGCTCCTGCACAGCCCGACATTTCAGATCTGGCCCGTGGCGTGGTTAACCTGGGCAACGCCGGCACCCTGGCTCTCTCCAGCACCAGGTAACTTTCTAAATGAGTTTTATCCAAGAGGGATTTTGAAATGCAAAGGAGGATTCATGCTGTTTTAAAACTGGTGGATGTTTGTAATATTCAGAACGTTATATTTGACATAACTGACACAAAATAAACCATTATGAATATGTTGAGacgataaaaaaaatcagtagaTGTCAAGGAAACAGCCAGAAATGACTTGCTATCAACCTATTAGTAATTTACTGTATGTGTGCTTGTCTGGTAAGACTTTCGTAAATAAAACTTAACTGCttcaataaatataaaacttgtgttgtttgcttttaaaaggTTGCTAAAACTGAGGCAGGAGGTAATCCATCACATGAGAGTCCACTACTACTACCAGCGGCTGCTCGAGTAAGTCTCCAGTTATTCATTATCCTCTGAGCTTTTGATTGTAAAGCTGAATTTTAACTTCCTTCATCTTCTCTATCAGTGAGACAGTTTGGGCTCCAATCGACCTGCCAGCTCTGGTGACAGAAAACATCCCAAACCCACCAGACAGAATCTTCTGGAAAGCTGTTCTCCTCCTGCCGAGTGATCACGAGAGTGTGGCCAGCCTGGCTGACAGGTAAGCAGCAACATCTCCATTAGAAAAAAAGTCACTGAGCACTCCAACCTCCTTTTATTGAAACCAGTGAACTTTATGAGCTTATTATCATCTTGTCTGTTTTCTTCAGGATATTGTCAGACTGGCTGGAGGTGAAGCTCGGGAGAGGGAAGGTgctggaggagagggaggagcaGCCTGGCGATGCACTGCAGACCCTCTGTGTCACCAACACGCTGCAGGACAGAGACCAGCACACTCACAAAGTTCACATCAGTATTAAGGTGAGACCACAGTGTAGATTATATAGATTTCTATAGTCACATATGTAGAAAATAGACACCAATGTTTGCCTGAAACACAGTATGTGTTCAACAAGACTGAGCTGAAATTAAGCAGCATCTTTACTGAAATGACAGGACTATCAGAGACATAGACAAAGCTGAAACACTGGTGTGCAAAAGAGACCAACCAAGGAGTAAATCACAGTTCAGAAGATTAACAACAGAACATTCTGTTTTAGAACGTTGCTGGTGACAGTTGCAGCGGTCTGAACTGAGCCATTGTAGCTGAAATCAGGCAAGCTGAATCTGCTGTTTTTGGCCActgcaagcagataaatgtgaaatagaaATCTCATTTTGATAGGCTACAAtaccaaaaaatgttcaaagtcGAATTTTTTCTTAGATAAAGTCATgctgtgaattttggaaataattacatctgtcttttttaaaccttttttttcatatgGAAACATTACTCAGTTAGACACTCCTGTCCCGTTCTTTAGCTGTGCAAGTAAGCAGGACGCTTGCCTCTAATGCATAAGAAAATTCAAAGCTGTAGGAGCTAAATTTGTTGGTAGAAATatattctcagcagatatcttagTTGTCACAACACTGAGCTAAAAAATTATTTCGGTGTTTATATGGGCCATATAATTTTACCTTTCACTAGACGATGGCTATGGCAAAGGAATTAGAGATGAGCAGGAATCATACAGcctgataaaaatgtgaaagacaGGAAAAATTGTTAATGcgcaacatttttttcttgtggaGACAGGTTTTTTGCCCTCTAACTTAATAGATCTCTTTAAATAGAGGGACTGTGAGAGTTGTTGCAACAGAAATGATTTATCGTTCTGTCCAGTCACTGCAGTGTGAAACTCACAGGCTTTCAGAAGGTTGCAGAGCAGTTCATCGCAAGCATTTGCAAGTTTCATTTGCAAGCAATGTCCAAGGTTAAAGATCAGCAATAATTCTGGagttttttcaattaaaaaaagtttttttaaacttattttaagttaaaaaattaGATGTCAATACTATAACCATAGCAAACACAGTGAAAACTATTTAAgatacaaattttatttttgttctatgatctttttatgatgaaaattttaaacttttgctgtttttactttgtaagtcgctagaaaaagtctAGGTAACCTAAAATCTGCACATCTTACTTGAATAAATGTCTTGATAAGgtgtctgaagaaaaaaaaaattaaggtggTTTTCAGTACACAAATTTTGACCCTTTgttaagttaatttttttttattattaaataaagttattaaattactgtttgtgtgtacagaggagctggagggattatagactttatattttgtaacactCTATTTTTATGGTGTTTCTACAGGCGTCCCGTGGCCCTCTGAGTGAAGACAGTCTCTCCAAAGTGGAGGAGTGCTGTGAGCTTCACGGGACAGGAGCTCTGATCACGCTGCTTCCTGCCATCCCCGTCATCGAAGCGAGCCACGATGAGCAGGATGTCCCTCTGCTGTCGGCTCTGCTGCAGCTCAAACAGCTTCAACAGGCCAGTACATGGCACTGCCCGCTGCCTCTGGTTATACTAGTACCTGGGCCTGACAGAGACACCGAGCACACACAGAAACTAGAGGAAGGTAATTAACAGctgtaataaaaaatataaaggcGTAATTTTATAGTGTATGAGACAGAACTGAAGCATTATCAGGATTAATGTAATATGTTTCTGCTGTGTCCCTCAGCTCTGATGCTGCCCACTCTGGTGAATGAAGGCCTGATATCAGAGTTCACATTCATCTTCATACCAGAGACAACGAGTGACCTACAGGGATCCAAACAGGTATTTCACAagcacatttaaagaaaaacaccacaaaaaacaactcttttttccccttattttCAGCTGGGTTTAGTGGACCTCACTTTCACAGGAATGTGGAAGGAGTGTTTATTCAGTGgcttaatatttatttattttccatcaaCTGCTCAGAGTTGGTGTTTAGCTGCTTAAAACCCCCAGTTCCAATCAGATTCTCTCTTACTGTGTTGTGTTGTAGTTTGGTGCTAGTTTTGTTGTGCTATGTAGTTTTTTGTAGCTGTCTGACTGATGAAAACTCtgtaaataagtttaaaaacaactgaataaaGCTTTTAAACGCAATGCACGCAAATTTCAATGCTTCTGCAGAAATTTAGATTTCAgatttatgtaaataaaatgagttTGTGTTATTTAACTACTTTCATGGCTGGAAGTTGTATCAAAATATTTGTAATGAAAACTAATGTGACtagatgataaataaaaaaaaaaggttcaggCAGGTAGACTTCTCTTCATTTTCTTGCCACTGATATAGattcttcaacattttttaaataactttaaatctttttgCTGATTAATCCTCTGTTGTTTCTTCTCAGCTCAACCACGCCTTACGTTGGCTGCTGGCCCGAGCCCCCTCTCGCTTCCCCCTCTCCTGTCAGACCCTGGTGCAGCTCGTGGAGGCCGGTTTGAGTCGAGAGTTCAGCCCCAGAGTTCTCACCCAGCAACAGGAGCGTGTGACTGCAGGTCTTCCCCCTCAGGACCCCGCTCCCGTCATTCAGCTGTACAACACTGTCCTGGCTCACATCGCTGACAAAGTGTCATCTCAGGAACTCAGCAGACTGTCATGGCCGCCGTGCGAGTTCTGCCTTCCAGAAACGCAAGACTTTGTCCCTCATTTGGGCTGGAACTCTACTGAGCACCTCGCCTGGCTGCGGGACGCCGTCCTCAGTCTGCAGCTGCCAAAATGGGAGACGTCATCTGCTGAAGGTCAGTGACTGAGATGTcaggaaatgttttcttttcaagtaATTCAAAGTTTTAATACTATTAACAAGAACAGTTACCCATAACCTTTGTTTTATGGTATTTTCGAACACCGAAAGACTTGAGTTCAGATATTCAGAAATCTCCTctgggaaggaggagctggggtggaggagggttgtaaaaagtgacatggagagggagcagcaaagcatggCCAGattagagcagtttaaatatggcaacataagtgcaattagccaatagcatgcttcaAAGCAAATCaactggccgtcagctgatgaggatttgcgtgagatcagctgatctcagttatatagcagtgcttgactctgtggcctgcctgaaccaATGCTGTCCGCTCtatttactgtaacatgttttaaatagaTAATTTTGTGTAGATATGGAAGTTCAGGATGAGCCGCATGTTTTAACACAAACCTTTTAACTTAAACTTTTCCTACTCTGGTATAAATGCAgtgaatatatattttatttaaaggtaTCAGAGAGGAACTTTGTGAAACTTTGAGCTATTGGTTTGAATTGCCACCGGGAAAAGCAAAGATTGTATCTCAACATCTCAAGTTACTCCTCCCTCCTCACTTTcatcctcttttctcttttctagGCTCATGGTCTGACCTCTGCTCCTCTATCTATCGTTACGCCGCTCAAATCCCCGTCTCACACCGCAGTCAGCCTCTCCTCATGTCACGGCTTGAGAATCTTCTGGAAAGAGTCAGGCTAAAGAGTCACTTTACCCGAACCTACAACAAAACCGTCAGCAGGTGGGTCAGTAGAGACGAGGATTCATTCAGCCAAATTCCCTGGGATGACGTGCTGGTGATCTGCATCGACCACAAACTCAAAGACTGGCAGATCCCCAGCCCTCCTGTCTGTGAGGGTGAGGAACATTCAAAAACTCTGGTGTAGAAGAATACAATTATTCTGCAACAGATGGAGGGTGTATGACTGTCTTGATATATGaatatttatgtgtttgtttttaagatgcTGTGACAGGAGATGGAGAGATCCTGGTTTACTTCCCGACAGAGTCATTGAATGGTTTTACACCACCTGAGGAGTGGACCGAGGCTGTCAGACAAAcccacagacagaaacaccaGGAGAAGGAAAGGTAAGAAGATCCTCCAATGCCCAAATGAGTTTCAAATGGTCTTTTTATTTCACTGCAAAGCTACTGCAATATGTCACTTTTGGTTTTAGGTATCAGCTGCAACATTTTAAAGAGATTAAGGTGTTGTTGAGTTGTTCACATATTTGAACAAAAATCGGAAGAAAAAAGACATGACAGCCCAACATCTTTGACTGGAATTAAACAAACCATCATGATCAATATTGTCAAAGAGGACACAAATAATTGGAGCCTGATCAGAATAGAAGTGCGTTATGTAAACATTGCCAGCCAGAAGATTAGGATCTGATACAGGCTGCTGTATCAGATCTCAGTGGTGATTTGTGTTGATTCAGTAGATGTCCATGAAAGTTTTCTCACCTTAAATGTGATCTAATAATTACTGGGCATGCCTGCCTCTCTTATGTCTGAAGGTCATCTTGCAGATCGTCCCTGTCCTCATGTTTATTGACTACAGAGAAGTTTGTAATACTGAACTGCATGTATAATTTAAACAGGAGCAAAACAATGGCCTacagcagtgattctcaacagGTCTAGCCTAAGGACCCACCAATATTTCTGATGATAAATCacgacccaaatttccaaaaaatttcaaCATGCACATTtagtaaattaaaatgttccACCTAAGATCTTGGATGGACCAgaatcaatgacaggatcatgTGACGAGGCAAAACTGATATGTTTTACACCCCCCTTTCCCCAtaataacatttatattttagccacttttccagagatcttgagaaattacttaaTTACATTGGAAAAAAATCGCTCTTTTATTGTAAGAAAAGGAGataatttgaaatattgataaaatatttaaatttactcaatatcacagtaaaacagagtaaaatcaaTGGCATGGTTGTATGTTCTTCtcagacttttgccaccatttccTTCCAGACACACATccgcaacccactgaaaatttctctgcgacccacttttgggtcccaatccaccagttgagaaccattggcTTACAGTACACAATGTAgattcattttgaaataaagacataaaacagaaaTCCAGTGTCACAGATTGAAGAGGAGTGGAATCTCTCTCGCACAGTGAAGTTGAGGAGGCGTTCAGCGACAGTCAGTGTTTGTTAACAACATAGGTGAAGTCAGTAGCTTGAATGTACTTaccaaaaactagactaaaatcaGAAACATACCGGATCTCTctagggctgaaagatttgcTGTATAATCttactgtaatttttttctcccaatatTGCGATTCAGTATGCAACTATATTTAAGTTTCTCATCTTAcatgtttttcaacaaacataaatcattctttattatAACTAGCACAGTATTAGATAAATTTAAACTAGGGTTGAATGAATTTGAAAGATATATATGAGTGCAATTTTTGCTCATGTAGCAAATTTAGAATTAATGAACATAttaaaggggatgatcattttaattttattctcattttgaccAAGAA
This genomic window contains:
- the LOC121522917 gene encoding germinal-center associated nuclear protein isoform X2, whose amino-acid sequence is MNPPNPFGSPQGGAFQAPSSTIKTSLFQSFGQQSSSSQPQTMGFFPSTSAFGQPSVLNQPVSHGSTVFGQTPAFGQPSTQPTALPTMSQPPAFGQPSLGMSSSGFGSSSKPAFGQTSGLNQSTAFGQTPAFGQPSAFGQAPGFGQQSSGFGQQSSGFGNTQGSSGSTPALGQPQPMGFGQTVFGQPSTTSASTSVFGSTQSVAQSRGFGSTEFSFKPANEALFKPIFSASPEPANPQTTSMSSSPFGSTGSQTSSSTMSSSTTTSTGFSLLAGAKSGPLGFSFSQPAAAPSISAQNNPLTTGNSSSSSNTLQFTFSQPAAPSSSSTNTSSTQPTTPSSFSFSAKTLQPQEAPAFGGTVFGKAPAFGDTKAKAETSIDDKGSTLAALGETNVFARLSKGTKRKEDPIGSGSGLEKPATEEDVPAEADSPRHPSKRPLMRSRGPAGGIFGRALSGLRKDISNPVRRETQKEKEREEVQAQGEDLPATSPAGSRDILEKAEPSDSGKPPEPKHETTTPVKRSVRRESSESLSGMSPTECASIMCRNVPAVLNKKEIMEKHFRHFGKVRKVYCRPAKNMAVIHFDDHASAARAKKKGKVLHRHELLLLWQRKKQSPGDKGSRPAAEKEEAEGESQEEAGSKATPSPLRRPAFRAPAISSTVTLSHSSPVKKSSLAKSLQFDTEAPRESSTEASSSERPVPSSLLHLIGQVAESAEDKYRLLEQKDKILRQGRPKRTDLVLSKVFVGTCPDMCPEKERYMRETRKQLSIFEVIPDTEMVDHTAAIKEYSRSSADQEEPLPHELRPLPVLSMTMDYLVTQIMDQGDDNYREWYDFVWNRTRGIRKDIIQQHLCCPDTVSLIEKCTRFHVHCAHHLCEEHISSFDAKINNENMTKCLQSLKEMYQDLATRQVYCPREAEFRQYSVLLKLNDGDILREVQQFRDEVRNSPEVKFAVQAFAAVNSNNFVRFFKLVKGASYLASCLLHRYFNQVRAKALKTLNIAHTLGPRSNMFPVDDVVRMLMFRNVDEATDFIQQYGLNLLDGMVELSRTAFQEPDLPLSQKKSEVILSKKTVLTGEVVNGGPLPDPPQHTPTCSFDSMNKYRGEGPMAEPATVQIKAPSVRPEVKAPPSVELLTQIEPAQVPDIPAEFELSPAVVDETGEPSEPYHSPTPPADSQQLFQPISAPEPVKPPSPPPKPKPIYTNEDIMAVLDCVIEEVIEAGAREVADAGVSYVSAALEESNEQVESLVGEVLGQMLQELSSTEIDLERERIAEEKRKLEEARRKQEHEAFLVQYSFSLCTELIHEVLNKTIKETAASEIQQAVNEKAELVAKCTEQVCNSLVEETLDVDIAALVEDILEAELQRIHKYIKRWRDVVAVRRQLKRQMRGFPAAPCCVDPRFKLKALAPSAPAQPDISDLARGVVNLGNAGTLALSSTRLLKLRQEVIHHMRVHYYYQRLLDETVWAPIDLPALVTENIPNPPDRIFWKAVLLLPSDHESVASLADRILSDWLEVKLGRGKVLEEREEQPGDALQTLCVTNTLQDRDQHTHKVHISIKASRGPLSEDSLSKVEECCELHGTGALITLLPAIPVIEASHDEQDVPLLSALLQLKQLQQASTWHCPLPLVILVPGPDRDTEHTQKLEEALMLPTLVNEGLISEFTFIFIPETTSDLQGSKQLNHALRWLLARAPSRFPLSCQTLVQLVEAGLSREFSPRVLTQQQERVTAGLPPQDPAPVIQLYNTVLAHIADKVSSQELSRLSWPPCEFCLPETQDFVPHLGWNSTEHLAWLRDAVLSLQLPKWETSSAEGSWSDLCSSIYRYAAQIPVSHRSQPLLMSRLENLLERVRLKSHFTRTYNKTVSRWVSRDEDSFSQIPWDDVLVICIDHKLKDWQIPSPPVCEDAVTGDGEILVYFPTESLNGFTPPEEWTEAVRQTHRQKHQEKERASAAACAPSYSLSLRQNLFHSQLEPLEAPTSPLDITHTPSSEELLAHRVLQSLEEEKAESKRSMEQLQRWLDGDPVDHLTTPLFIPTSTLLSMPTTIKLPAAARSQDTALAQTEPEDNPSEKADWPKTLPVSMTQRLKELEQQILASQEEELACRLELSGLLSIVDD